A single genomic interval of Microbulbifer variabilis harbors:
- a CDS encoding macro domain-containing protein produces MEGDYFSKPADAMVSPANSFGIMDGGLDLPIRNELGFEVEDQLQKRIKSDFHGELPIGSAIVISTSNANWPYMISAPTMRIPEDISNTMNAYYAFRAILNSVKLFNKSDPTKKINSIVCPGLGTGIGNLPARRCAGHMRAAYNYLSKPPRIPSFKEIHETHRKLQITY; encoded by the coding sequence ATTGAGGGTGATTATTTCTCAAAACCTGCCGATGCAATGGTAAGCCCAGCAAACAGTTTTGGAATTATGGATGGAGGCCTCGACCTGCCGATTAGAAATGAATTAGGGTTTGAGGTGGAAGATCAGTTACAAAAGCGAATTAAATCTGATTTTCATGGTGAGCTGCCCATTGGATCAGCAATAGTGATTTCAACCTCGAATGCCAATTGGCCTTACATGATTTCTGCCCCCACTATGCGTATTCCTGAGGACATATCAAATACCATGAATGCCTACTATGCTTTCAGGGCCATTTTAAACTCAGTAAAACTATTCAATAAGTCAGACCCCACGAAGAAGATAAACTCCATAGTTTGCCCAGGCTTGGGCACTGGCATTGGGAATTTACCGGCTAGGCGTTGTGCTGGCCATATGCGAGCAGCCTACAATTACTTATCCAAACCTCCTAGAATTCCCAGCTTTAAAGAAATTCATGAAACCCATAGAAAACTGCAAATCACATACTAA
- a CDS encoding N-acetyltransferase has product MIRSYNPNDIEPILNIWLKASIRAHNFIAADFWESQIDNMRDIYIPNSETYIYDIHSKIYGFYSLADNTLAALFVDPEFQGQGIGKRLIAHAKSQRNPLNLTVYKENVNSYQFYLSQGFHSQKEQVDNHTGHIECLMSTKI; this is encoded by the coding sequence ATGATTAGAAGCTACAACCCAAACGACATAGAGCCCATCTTAAATATTTGGCTAAAAGCCTCCATTAGGGCACATAATTTTATCGCAGCTGACTTCTGGGAGTCTCAAATAGATAATATGCGCGATATCTATATACCAAACTCAGAAACCTATATCTATGATATACACTCAAAGATATATGGCTTTTACTCTCTAGCTGACAATACTTTAGCCGCGCTTTTTGTGGATCCAGAATTCCAAGGCCAGGGCATTGGGAAACGGCTTATAGCACACGCTAAATCACAGAGAAACCCGTTAAACCTAACGGTTTACAAAGAGAATGTTAATAGCTATCAGTTTTACCTATCTCAAGGCTTTCACTCACAAAAAGAGCAAGTAGATAATCATACGGGACATATTGAGTGCTTGATGAGCACAAAGATATAA
- a CDS encoding MBL fold metallo-hydrolase, protein MKKRWWLLLGVIGMSVGLFNSCATQPQKFQNTETVYKAGLGKMVGIIAAYARAERAAPVPRAPLPLQTITKEILTNNEGQPTIYRLGHSSVLIHLDGEFVLTDPVFSERASPVQWMGPKRFHPLPLSLQDLPALKAVIISHDHYDHLDKTSVRTLDKKVERFIVPTGVGDYLRGWGVASGKIIELAWWQSFSIGSLQFTATPAQHFSGRGLTDRDKTLWASWVIAGHEARIFFSGDSGYFGGFREIGERFGPFDLTLIETGAYNDLWSEVHMLPEESVQAHLDLRGRAMVPIHNSTFDLALHDWFEPLERASMAAEAHGATVLTPVIGAPVNVLTPAPTQAWWRKFTVEEQVELATQP, encoded by the coding sequence ATGAAGAAGCGCTGGTGGTTATTGCTAGGAGTGATAGGTATGTCCGTTGGTCTATTTAATAGCTGTGCTACACAGCCGCAAAAGTTTCAAAACACGGAGACCGTTTATAAAGCGGGGCTGGGTAAGATGGTGGGCATCATTGCAGCCTATGCCCGTGCTGAGAGGGCGGCACCGGTACCTAGAGCACCTCTTCCGCTACAGACGATCACAAAGGAAATACTCACAAATAATGAGGGTCAGCCCACGATCTATCGCCTGGGGCACTCATCCGTTTTGATCCATCTTGATGGGGAGTTTGTGCTTACTGACCCGGTATTCAGTGAGAGGGCTTCACCAGTACAGTGGATGGGGCCGAAACGTTTCCATCCGCTACCTTTGTCTCTACAAGATCTGCCGGCGTTAAAAGCCGTAATAATCAGTCATGATCACTACGATCACCTGGATAAAACCAGCGTGCGCACCCTGGATAAGAAAGTTGAACGCTTTATTGTTCCTACAGGGGTAGGCGATTACTTACGGGGATGGGGGGTCGCTTCAGGCAAGATTATCGAACTGGCCTGGTGGCAGTCCTTTTCAATAGGGAGTCTGCAATTTACGGCCACTCCGGCGCAACATTTTTCCGGGCGCGGCCTAACTGATAGGGATAAAACTTTATGGGCCAGCTGGGTAATTGCAGGGCACGAGGCACGAATCTTCTTTAGCGGTGATAGTGGTTATTTCGGTGGCTTTCGGGAAATCGGGGAGCGCTTCGGGCCCTTTGATCTAACCCTGATAGAAACCGGTGCTTACAACGATCTGTGGAGTGAAGTCCATATGCTACCGGAGGAGAGTGTGCAGGCTCATTTGGATTTGCGTGGCCGTGCCATGGTTCCTATCCACAACAGTACCTTTGATCTTGCCCTGCACGATTGGTTTGAACCCCTAGAGCGCGCGTCAATGGCCGCAGAAGCTCATGGGGCAACAGTTCTTACGCCTGTTATCGGTGCTCCGGTGAATGTGCTTACGCCCGCCCCGACACAGGCCTGGTGGAGGAAGTTTACTGTAGAGGAACAGGTTGAGCTGGCTACTCAACCATAA
- a CDS encoding SDR family NAD(P)-dependent oxidoreductase, which produces MKSKTVLVTGASSGIGEAFAYECAKRGANLILVARSEDSLSNIATKINELYPVDTNFIPMDLSVEGSAQKLFDKTKEMGIEVEILINNAGFGKWGSFESFTLETYRDMLQLNINTLTELCYLFLPEMRLKKTGGIINVASGAALMPVPYAGVYSASKSYVLNFSEALHNELQGTGVTVTCLCPGGTKTNFAEVANNQVKVDESIYETAEYVAQVGLEGFLSQKSYVLSGKQKWALVLLSRLLSRAQLLRLSGKVFKRIVSNEKT; this is translated from the coding sequence ATGAAATCAAAGACTGTTTTAGTTACGGGAGCTTCTTCGGGAATCGGCGAAGCATTTGCGTATGAATGTGCTAAAAGGGGTGCAAACCTAATTTTGGTTGCTCGATCTGAAGACTCCTTATCGAATATCGCAACAAAAATTAATGAATTATACCCAGTAGATACAAACTTTATTCCTATGGATTTAAGCGTAGAAGGATCTGCGCAAAAGCTCTTTGATAAAACTAAAGAGATGGGTATTGAAGTTGAAATTCTCATTAATAACGCAGGTTTTGGCAAGTGGGGAAGCTTTGAAAGCTTCACTCTTGAAACCTATAGGGATATGTTGCAGCTCAATATTAACACCCTTACAGAGCTGTGTTACTTATTTCTACCAGAGATGAGACTTAAAAAAACAGGCGGTATCATTAATGTTGCCTCTGGAGCAGCCCTGATGCCGGTACCTTATGCTGGAGTCTACTCTGCATCCAAAAGTTACGTACTGAATTTTTCGGAAGCTCTGCACAATGAACTACAAGGAACCGGTGTAACAGTAACCTGCCTTTGCCCCGGTGGAACCAAGACAAATTTTGCCGAGGTGGCGAATAATCAAGTCAAGGTGGATGAAAGTATCTACGAAACTGCTGAGTATGTTGCTCAAGTAGGGTTAGAAGGATTCTTGTCTCAAAAAAGTTATGTATTGTCAGGTAAGCAAAAGTGGGCACTGGTTTTACTTTCTCGACTTCTGAGTCGAGCGCAACTGCTGCGTCTATCGGGGAAAGTATTTAAGCGTATTGTAAGTAATGAAAAGACATAA
- a CDS encoding TetR/AcrR family transcriptional regulator, whose translation MSEKKPTRSEIKRQAIIDAAKQAFQELGVQGTSMDELAARAQVSKRTVYNHFASKEALIMFLIGELWQQATQSPGCDYNPDSDLYAQLHTLLALEIKTICNPQYIELNRMAFDYFFHQPEALRQEMEKYKAHETGVQRWIKAAAADGRLKPLDPEIASGQIHNLIKGSCFWPQMLQLSGPPSSTEQAALAERTAEMFLSHYQV comes from the coding sequence ATGAGTGAAAAGAAGCCGACCAGAAGCGAAATTAAGCGCCAGGCCATTATTGATGCCGCTAAGCAGGCCTTTCAGGAACTGGGCGTTCAGGGAACCAGTATGGATGAGCTGGCAGCACGTGCCCAGGTGTCCAAGCGCACGGTATATAACCACTTTGCCAGCAAGGAAGCCTTGATAATGTTTTTGATTGGCGAGCTCTGGCAGCAGGCAACCCAGTCCCCAGGCTGTGACTACAACCCGGATAGCGACCTTTATGCTCAACTACACACGCTTTTGGCGCTGGAAATTAAAACTATCTGCAACCCGCAGTATATTGAACTAAACCGTATGGCCTTCGACTACTTCTTCCACCAGCCGGAAGCCCTGCGTCAGGAAATGGAAAAATACAAAGCCCATGAAACCGGCGTACAACGCTGGATTAAAGCCGCCGCAGCCGATGGCCGACTGAAGCCACTGGACCCAGAAATCGCCAGCGGGCAGATACACAACTTAATTAAGGGAAGCTGTTTTTGGCCACAGATGTTACAACTCTCCGGCCCGCCTAGCTCAACCGAACAAGCCGCACTGGCGGAGCGTACTGCGGAGATGTTTTTGAGTCATTATCAGGTTTAA